The following proteins are encoded in a genomic region of candidate division WOR-3 bacterium:
- a CDS encoding 50S ribosomal protein L17 produces the protein MRHGRRVKKLGRKKEHRLALLKNLCRALFIYEKIETTLQKAKEARRLAEHLIEFAKKNDLAAKRRIYRFIPDHKLVKIICDEIGPRFSERQGGYTRIYRLGPRLGDGAEMAILELVEQSEPDAIDARRKLIERRALVEEKPKKEKKKKEKPKKEKKEKKEKKTEKPKEKKEKKEKKRPKKKEAKKKAKRVKKKAKAKKKKKRKK, from the coding sequence ATGAGACACGGTAGAAGAGTTAAAAAATTAGGAAGGAAAAAAGAGCATCGCCTTGCGTTGCTTAAAAATTTATGCCGAGCGTTATTCATATATGAAAAGATTGAAACCACACTGCAGAAGGCAAAAGAAGCCCGAAGACTGGCTGAACATCTGATTGAATTCGCCAAAAAGAATGACCTTGCCGCAAAGAGACGAATCTACCGATTCATTCCCGACCACAAACTGGTCAAAATAATCTGTGATGAGATCGGTCCGAGATTCAGTGAACGACAGGGCGGTTACACCCGAATTTACCGCCTGGGACCGAGACTCGGTGATGGTGCGGAAATGGCGATACTGGAACTCGTTGAACAGAGTGAACCTGATGCCATCGATGCTCGGCGGAAATTAATTGAACGCCGGGCTCTTGTTGAAGAAAAACCGAAAAAAGAGAAGAAGAAGAAAGAAAAACCGAAAAAAGAGAAAAAAGAGAAGAAAGAGAAAAAGACCGAAAAGCCGAAAGAAAAGAAAGAGAAAAAAGAAAAGAAGCGCCCGAAAAAGAAAGAAGCAAAGAAAAAGGCGAAAAGAGTTAAAAAGAAAGCAAAGGCGAAAAAGAAGAAAAAACGCAAGAAGTAA
- a CDS encoding TldD/PmbA family protein — MFDKLKTILSRTAVDYADIRYEIKNEVKIVFKGKELVQVSSNSTDGYVLRILKDGGLSSVSVTKEIDIEKAIKTACENSSLIAGNLARPVRFARGETVKETFTPELKEDPRQIPLDEKLALVRKYNNIALQQEKILTTNISYLEVTREKYFVNTEGNEIKEELITTKINGLIIGKDGSLIQSVRVGVGGSNGFAVLRNREEEFEKRSSLVLQLLDAEPVKAGEYDVILNQNLAGVFTHEAFGHFSEADLIEDNPSMRKKMKLGARLGNDALNIIDDPTIPEQLGFYRYDDEGVRAKPTQLMKNGVLVGRLHSRRTAAAFDEPLNGHCVAEDYRYPPIIRMGTIFIQPGDVKFEELLDELGNGLYILDSRGGQTSGENFTFGAQYGFIVKNGKLNKMVRDINISGNLYTTLKNIKKIADDLKLSETGGCGKGQINIRSCHGAPHILIQNVIIGGV; from the coding sequence ATGTTTGATAAATTGAAAACCATTCTCAGCCGCACAGCGGTTGATTACGCTGATATCCGCTATGAAATCAAAAACGAAGTGAAGATCGTTTTTAAAGGTAAAGAACTCGTGCAGGTCAGTTCCAACTCGACGGACGGCTATGTTCTTAGAATCTTGAAAGACGGCGGTCTGTCATCCGTTTCCGTCACCAAAGAGATCGATATTGAAAAAGCGATAAAGACCGCTTGTGAAAACAGCAGTCTGATCGCCGGAAATCTCGCACGGCCCGTGAGATTTGCAAGGGGCGAAACAGTAAAGGAAACTTTTACGCCCGAACTCAAAGAAGATCCCCGACAGATTCCGCTCGACGAAAAACTGGCGCTTGTCCGAAAGTATAACAACATAGCCCTTCAACAGGAAAAGATTTTAACGACCAATATATCCTATTTAGAGGTCACAAGAGAAAAGTATTTTGTCAACACCGAGGGAAATGAGATTAAAGAAGAATTGATTACCACAAAAATAAATGGATTAATCATCGGAAAAGACGGATCTCTTATTCAATCCGTAAGAGTGGGGGTCGGCGGCAGTAATGGTTTTGCGGTATTACGAAACAGAGAAGAAGAATTTGAAAAAAGAAGTTCCCTCGTCCTCCAGCTGTTGGATGCCGAACCGGTTAAAGCCGGAGAATACGATGTAATCCTCAATCAGAATCTCGCGGGTGTCTTCACCCATGAAGCATTCGGCCATTTCTCTGAAGCAGATCTCATTGAAGACAACCCTTCTATGAGAAAAAAGATGAAACTCGGTGCGAGGCTGGGAAATGACGCCCTGAATATTATCGACGACCCGACGATACCGGAACAACTGGGCTTCTATCGCTATGATGACGAAGGGGTCAGGGCGAAGCCGACTCAATTAATGAAGAACGGCGTCCTCGTCGGCAGACTCCACTCAAGGCGGACCGCCGCCGCATTTGACGAACCCCTGAACGGCCATTGTGTGGCGGAAGATTACCGTTATCCCCCGATCATAAGAATGGGAACAATCTTTATTCAACCAGGTGATGTAAAGTTCGAAGAACTTCTGGATGAATTAGGAAACGGTTTATATATTCTCGACAGCCGGGGAGGCCAAACAAGCGGTGAAAATTTCACATTCGGTGCCCAATATGGATTTATAGTGAAAAACGGAAAGTTGAACAAAATGGTGCGCGACATTAATATTTCCGGTAATCTATATACAACATTGAAGAACATCAAAAAAATAGCGGATGACCTGAAATTGAGTGAAACCGGCGGTTGTGGAAAAGGTCAAATAAATATACGTTCCTGTCATGGAGCGCCCCATATTCTTATACAGAATGTAATTATAGGAGGTGTATAG
- a CDS encoding TldD/PmbA family protein, whose protein sequence is MEKLLETAKQKVEQAEVYFLEENINLIQFENARLKNIETSLQSGFSLRIIKDNRLGFAYTRNLNDREGLIRNALTTLKANVKASFEFPLNTKQSLLDTYNPAIEKVTSSVVVEECNRIADILSSKTKGQVNLRAAFSVKTLKLINNKGTDLSLKTSNYLIYGTILYPNSYAAIHRILSFKNFEKAPDDYLDFLSSLYNRSVKEIKPESGRMKVLFMPETVYVLMWRFQSATSGEAVYQQESPLIGKINEKIFNEKITIVNDPLNEKFLEARPFDDEGTSCIFFPLVENGILKNYYFDLDYANKMNVKPTGHGFKNAQWSSEKIALKPTPSLQHLYIQPGAKSFSELLKSIDKGIIIAGALGAHSGNILNGDFSIGLSPGIYVENGEIAGYVKDAMVAGNIYQILQNVVELENEVHFTIGGMFPAVLIDDVSVVIKNR, encoded by the coding sequence ATGGAAAAACTCCTGGAAACGGCGAAGCAGAAAGTCGAACAGGCGGAAGTCTATTTCCTGGAAGAAAACATCAATCTTATTCAATTTGAGAATGCAAGATTGAAAAATATCGAAACTTCTCTCCAATCCGGGTTCAGTCTGAGAATTATAAAAGACAATAGACTCGGATTCGCCTACACCAGGAATCTGAACGACCGCGAAGGTTTGATCCGAAACGCTCTGACGACCCTGAAGGCGAATGTAAAGGCATCCTTTGAGTTTCCTCTCAACACAAAGCAGTCTTTGCTCGATACGTATAATCCCGCAATTGAAAAAGTCACCTCTTCTGTGGTTGTGGAAGAATGTAATCGAATAGCAGATATCCTTTCTTCAAAAACAAAAGGGCAGGTTAATCTCAGGGCGGCGTTCTCCGTTAAAACATTGAAACTCATAAATAATAAAGGAACCGATCTTTCTTTGAAAACCTCAAATTATCTTATTTATGGCACTATCTTATATCCGAACAGCTATGCAGCAATCCATCGTATTTTGTCTTTCAAAAATTTTGAAAAAGCTCCTGACGACTATCTGGACTTTCTCTCATCTCTTTATAACCGCTCGGTGAAAGAAATAAAACCGGAGAGTGGAAGGATGAAGGTTCTCTTTATGCCTGAAACAGTATATGTGTTGATGTGGAGGTTCCAGAGTGCGACAAGCGGCGAAGCCGTGTACCAACAGGAATCACCGTTGATCGGAAAGATCAATGAAAAGATATTCAATGAAAAAATAACCATCGTCAACGATCCTTTAAATGAAAAATTTCTGGAAGCAAGACCTTTTGACGACGAAGGGACATCCTGTATTTTCTTCCCGCTTGTTGAAAACGGAATTTTAAAAAATTACTACTTTGATCTGGATTATGCAAACAAGATGAATGTCAAACCGACCGGCCATGGGTTCAAGAACGCCCAGTGGTCCAGTGAAAAGATTGCATTAAAACCGACGCCATCTTTACAACACCTTTATATCCAACCGGGTGCCAAATCTTTTTCCGAACTTCTGAAATCGATCGATAAAGGCATTATAATAGCGGGCGCCCTGGGAGCACACAGCGGGAATATCCTCAACGGTGACTTCTCCATAGGGCTATCTCCAGGAATTTATGTGGAGAACGGTGAAATAGCCGGCTATGTAAAGGATGCCATGGTCGCGGGCAACATCTATCAAATACTGCAGAATGTCGTTGAACTCGAAAATGAAGTTCATTTTACAATCGGAGGGATGTTTCCAGCCGTTCTCATCGACGACGTCAGTGTTGTGATTAAAAACAGATAG
- the ftsY gene encoding signal recognition particle-docking protein FtsY has product MLNRLKQALQKAAVLFSRSQNTTIEQIEENLLRADVGVKYTELIIEQIKKKRGDLFEILKEELFTLLNLPAPVMDTEKPQIIMISGVNGSGKTTTVAKLAYLYSKNGKVILACGDTYRDAASEQLNVWAKRADVEIVASQKGQDAASVVYDTISKAYARAMDTVLVDTAGRLHTRTDLMAELKKIKRVIEKLKPGGPDLNLLTIDANLGQNSIQQARIFADEIGINGLILTKFDGTAKGGAIIPICNELKLPVLYLGVGEGIEDIVEFEPRKFIEALFS; this is encoded by the coding sequence ATGCTTAACAGACTGAAGCAGGCGTTACAGAAAGCCGCTGTTTTATTTTCACGCAGTCAGAATACAACGATCGAACAGATTGAAGAGAACCTGTTGAGGGCGGATGTCGGGGTTAAATACACGGAATTAATAATCGAACAGATAAAGAAGAAACGCGGTGATTTATTCGAAATTTTGAAAGAAGAGCTTTTTACCCTTCTCAATCTGCCCGCACCTGTCATGGATACCGAGAAACCACAGATCATCATGATCAGCGGAGTGAACGGTTCAGGCAAGACGACCACTGTGGCAAAACTTGCTTACCTTTACAGTAAAAACGGTAAGGTGATACTCGCGTGCGGCGATACCTACCGTGACGCCGCAAGCGAGCAGCTCAATGTGTGGGCGAAAAGGGCTGATGTTGAGATTGTCGCTTCTCAGAAAGGACAGGATGCAGCTTCGGTTGTCTATGACACCATTTCAAAGGCGTATGCAAGAGCAATGGACACCGTCCTGGTTGATACGGCGGGAAGACTCCATACACGGACTGATTTAATGGCTGAGTTGAAGAAGATAAAACGTGTCATAGAGAAATTAAAACCCGGTGGTCCGGATTTAAATCTCCTTACGATCGACGCCAATTTGGGACAGAACAGTATTCAGCAGGCACGCATCTTCGCCGACGAAATCGGGATCAATGGTTTGATCCTGACGAAATTCGACGGTACGGCCAAAGGGGGAGCAATCATTCCGATATGTAATGAATTGAAACTTCCGGTCCTTTATTTAGGAGTCGGGGAGGGGATAGAGGATATCGTTGAGTTTGAACCCCGTAAATTCATTGAAGCCCTGTTTTCATAG
- a CDS encoding PAS domain S-box protein, with protein MPHLSFTGRIKQLSTILKGYMDKEDKSKQDLIQKIAELQERIAVLENELQQETDFSMKIIQASPTFFITLTPQMKILLMNETMLKALNYKTTEVVGKDYIESFVAEEDRRKTAELFQKLLSGKTTQTITTDILSRDRQKISIEWYFNPVLTKDNLIDYIFGIGIKLGKTAAKQESSEVTFRILAEQSPNMIFINRGGRIMYANKKCEDIMGYTREEFYAPDFDFFCLIAPESIELIRSNFARHMLGKEIEPFEYTLLTKNGEKIEALVTTKLIDYNQEKAILGIITDITERKRVKEAYRSFVDNALVGVYKSTLDGKIIYANEALATMFEFDSPEEMMKQGALSLYKNEADRELFLTSIKKTGKINYYEVELLTKKGKPKNVLISATLTGNILSGMIMDITERKNMEKALRENIEKLRRLMENTVDSMASILETRDPYTAGHQQRVAHLALAIANEMQLSEDQIMGLNMAAVIHDIGKIYIPAEILTRPTHLTESEFTLIKIHPEVGYDILKKVEFPWPVAQIILQHHERLNGSGYPHGLKGDEIMIEARILAVADVVEAMSSHRPYRPARTLDETLEEITKNKGILYDADVVDACLKLFKEKGFKFKEI; from the coding sequence TTGCCACACTTAAGTTTCACCGGCAGGATTAAACAATTATCTACAATATTGAAAGGATATATGGATAAAGAAGATAAATCAAAACAAGATTTAATACAAAAAATCGCCGAGCTTCAGGAACGTATCGCCGTCCTTGAAAACGAATTACAGCAAGAGACTGATTTCTCCATGAAAATAATTCAGGCATCGCCAACTTTCTTCATTACTCTCACCCCCCAAATGAAAATACTCTTAATGAACGAAACAATGCTAAAGGCATTGAACTACAAAACCACTGAAGTTGTAGGTAAAGATTATATTGAATCTTTTGTTGCTGAAGAGGATCGCCGAAAAACAGCAGAACTTTTTCAAAAACTTCTAAGCGGAAAAACAACCCAGACAATCACCACTGATATATTGAGCCGCGACCGGCAGAAAATATCCATTGAATGGTATTTTAACCCGGTACTCACCAAGGACAATCTCATTGATTACATCTTCGGAATCGGCATCAAGCTCGGTAAAACAGCCGCAAAACAGGAATCATCTGAAGTGACATTCCGAATCCTCGCCGAGCAATCACCAAACATGATATTTATCAACAGGGGTGGCAGAATAATGTATGCGAACAAAAAATGTGAAGATATAATGGGATACACAAGGGAAGAATTCTATGCACCGGATTTTGATTTTTTCTGTCTCATTGCACCAGAGTCAATAGAATTGATACGATCAAATTTTGCTCGACATATGCTCGGAAAAGAAATTGAGCCATTCGAATACACCCTTCTGACAAAAAATGGTGAAAAAATCGAGGCATTGGTTACGACAAAGTTGATTGACTATAATCAGGAAAAGGCGATCCTTGGAATAATAACGGACATCACGGAACGTAAAAGGGTGAAGGAAGCCTATCGTTCATTTGTCGACAACGCACTCGTCGGTGTCTATAAGAGCACCCTTGATGGAAAAATAATCTATGCGAATGAAGCACTTGCGACTATGTTCGAATTCGACTCACCGGAAGAGATGATGAAACAAGGAGCCCTTTCTTTGTATAAAAATGAAGCAGACAGAGAATTATTCCTGACTTCAATAAAAAAAACCGGCAAGATCAACTATTACGAAGTTGAACTTCTTACGAAAAAAGGAAAGCCCAAGAATGTTCTAATAAGTGCAACACTGACGGGTAATATTCTTTCGGGTATGATTATGGATATCACAGAACGTAAGAATATGGAAAAGGCACTCCGTGAAAATATTGAAAAGTTGAGGCGCCTTATGGAGAATACCGTCGACAGCATGGCGAGTATCCTTGAAACGAGGGACCCATACACAGCAGGCCATCAACAGAGGGTCGCTCATCTGGCACTTGCGATCGCGAACGAGATGCAACTCTCGGAAGACCAGATTATGGGACTCAATATGGCGGCGGTGATCCATGACATCGGGAAAATATATATCCCGGCTGAAATCCTTACCCGTCCCACCCACCTCACTGAATCTGAATTCACGCTTATTAAGATCCATCCGGAAGTGGGCTATGATATTCTCAAAAAAGTAGAATTCCCCTGGCCCGTGGCGCAGATCATCCTCCAGCATCATGAACGTCTGAACGGTTCTGGTTATCCCCACGGATTAAAAGGTGATGAGATCATGATAGAAGCCCGCATTCTGGCTGTCGCCGATGTAGTGGAAGCAATGTCTTCCCACCGACCTTATCGACCGGCGAGAACGCTGGATGAAACGCTTGAAGAGATAACCAAAAACAAAGGTATTCTCTATGATGCGGATGTCGTGGATGCATGTTTGAAATTGTTCAAGGAAAAAGGGTTCAAATTTAAAGAAATTTAA
- a CDS encoding DNA-directed RNA polymerase subunit alpha: MALKPLVMPKKIEVDKEATTDSYGKFILSPLERGFGVTIGNSLRRILLSSIQGAAITRVRIDDVLQEFSTIPGVYEDVVEIILNLKQVKVKLLSDTPRTINLKVKGKKEYLAGDIEKNPDVVIATPKQKILTVTESKVNFNMEMFVEAGRGYVPADMLKHEEVPIGTIFIDAIFTPILSVNFEVKNTRVGTKTDYDNLVIEIKTDGTITPVEAIVEAASLMKHHLSFITSLGVEPQFTSKEQLDAEHRRIREILKRSIDELEISVRASNCLKNENIKTIGDLVKKSGKELLTYENFGRKSLKELEKNLAKVGLHLEMDVDKYLKEDI, translated from the coding sequence ATGGCTTTAAAACCACTTGTGATGCCAAAAAAGATTGAAGTCGATAAAGAAGCGACAACAGACAGCTATGGTAAGTTTATTCTTTCGCCGTTAGAGCGGGGTTTCGGTGTAACTATCGGTAATTCACTGAGAAGAATTCTGTTGTCCTCGATCCAGGGTGCAGCGATAACCCGTGTCAGAATCGACGATGTACTCCAGGAATTTTCAACAATACCCGGTGTATACGAAGATGTCGTGGAGATCATCCTGAATCTAAAACAGGTGAAGGTGAAATTACTCTCTGACACCCCCCGCACAATCAATCTTAAAGTCAAAGGAAAAAAAGAATATCTTGCCGGCGACATCGAAAAGAATCCTGATGTCGTGATCGCCACGCCGAAGCAGAAGATTTTGACTGTCACGGAATCAAAAGTCAATTTTAACATGGAAATGTTCGTGGAGGCCGGCCGCGGTTATGTACCGGCTGATATGTTGAAACATGAAGAGGTACCGATCGGAACAATCTTCATCGATGCGATTTTCACACCTATCTTATCTGTGAACTTCGAAGTCAAAAACACCCGTGTGGGGACAAAGACCGATTACGACAATCTGGTAATCGAAATAAAGACCGACGGTACCATCACCCCCGTCGAAGCGATTGTCGAAGCCGCAAGTCTTATGAAACACCACCTCTCCTTTATCACCAGCCTCGGCGTGGAACCGCAATTTACTTCAAAAGAACAGCTTGACGCCGAACACCGACGTATCCGTGAAATTCTTAAAAGAAGCATCGACGAACTCGAAATATCGGTGCGTGCTTCAAACTGTTTGAAGAACGAAAATATAAAAACAATCGGAGATCTTGTGAAAAAGAGCGGTAAAGAACTCCTCACCTATGAAAACTTCGGCCGTAAATCTCTGAAGGAATTGGAGAAAAATCTTGCAAAGGTCGGTCTGCATCTTGAAATGGATGTCGACAAATATTTGAAAGAAGATATATGA
- a CDS encoding T9SS type A sorting domain-containing protein, with protein MRRRLIFLQLFTCLLFAGQVDICIDPGHGGKWPDGDPGVVNESHGPYPDGPFESDFNKYIAWSMEMDLVWGLGYSISMTRTGDENPSLEERVKMANGEIPNHYTGQKDTCQLFVSVHNDGPPDKDSTIHGTKTYYYRTADETFAGLVHSNMFYYISNFPFANDMGVRRAELHVLIKTKMPAVLTESAYVTHDIHPNAQWFQLKDNHQSFKDKIAWGIDDGIDAYYKFPSPRWLRILWMMQKSRSVNLEWGSCPVSVTGYNIYRRTYPDDNYVLIENNFAETIYSDNSVSAGGAYSYYVKGVRSGGQEGNRSEIATVQVPPFSSNFSRATGVNNARRILFDDDGISHLTWTNKLENEELSEDVWYSKSTDYGSDWSIGQKSDYGWQPTIDFNSSEEENFCYMSTLGLPDSGASDTMIYTVNYAYRENGFWYSEVLYDTPDSILSVSFAIDPLDTGWVVFNTLDDAGNNRLKIGQFYTQEMPESLENVIVLDTYSSSGVGAVAVRSSDRSIWLVYEKNGNIECKWRSNTGVWHNLHIQNEGRLPSVSIAGDLIYFIWEKFWSEVEKKEIQTNYTLNGLFLSAPQTIALVHSSYNYPYLENGSIAVWSDFQNNQWDIYASERNELGGWTTPQNISQSGVDSKYPQVAMYQTVSQTNILYLWTEGNSTPYEVKIYPTTTLRSRALPLYAFNLGKRETSVFNTQRLGYIAYGEGPEKSVDYDTSFLSYKITGLDSTKSYHLGLCFYQDEMSNSWNQEIEIDDFLIDRVEIPRKTVVFKKIILSKELLKDGVINLLIKRSPKVVCSALALWEFSKEDRNMTSVKELNSNALREFNTYASPNPSKKRIRFDCQLPEPGEIRIKIYTATGRLVREIGGYRSAGSHTITWNGKDNLGRDISTGIYFYRAELKNRVKTGKLILIR; from the coding sequence ATGAGAAGGCGTCTTATTTTCTTACAATTATTTACCTGCTTGTTATTTGCTGGTCAAGTAGATATATGTATTGACCCAGGTCATGGAGGTAAATGGCCAGATGGTGACCCAGGTGTAGTTAACGAAAGTCACGGGCCGTATCCTGATGGACCATTTGAAAGCGATTTTAACAAATATATTGCCTGGTCAATGGAAATGGATTTAGTGTGGGGGTTAGGCTATTCTATCTCAATGACCAGGACAGGTGATGAGAATCCATCACTTGAAGAAAGAGTCAAAATGGCAAATGGTGAGATTCCCAATCATTATACTGGCCAAAAAGACACATGTCAATTATTTGTGAGTGTTCATAATGATGGTCCTCCTGATAAGGATAGCACAATACACGGCACTAAAACGTACTATTACAGAACTGCAGATGAAACATTTGCTGGTTTAGTACATTCTAACATGTTTTATTATATTTCTAATTTTCCTTTTGCAAATGATATGGGGGTTCGACGAGCTGAACTTCATGTGCTTATAAAAACTAAAATGCCTGCTGTTCTAACGGAATCTGCATACGTTACTCATGACATTCATCCAAATGCACAATGGTTTCAACTGAAAGACAATCACCAATCATTTAAGGATAAGATCGCCTGGGGAATAGATGATGGAATTGATGCTTATTATAAATTCCCAAGTCCCAGATGGCTGAGAATATTGTGGATGATGCAAAAATCAAGGTCAGTTAATCTTGAGTGGGGTTCTTGTCCTGTTAGTGTAACAGGTTATAATATTTATCGGCGAACTTATCCTGATGATAATTATGTTTTGATTGAAAACAACTTTGCTGAGACAATCTATTCTGACAACAGTGTCTCTGCAGGTGGTGCTTATTCTTATTATGTAAAAGGTGTAAGAAGTGGCGGTCAAGAAGGGAATCGATCTGAGATTGCTACAGTTCAAGTTCCCCCATTTTCTTCGAACTTTTCGAGAGCAACCGGAGTGAATAATGCCAGAAGGATATTATTTGATGACGATGGTATTTCGCATCTTACCTGGACAAATAAGCTCGAAAATGAGGAATTAAGTGAAGATGTATGGTATTCCAAGAGTACAGATTATGGTAGTGATTGGTCAATAGGACAAAAATCTGATTATGGTTGGCAACCAACGATAGACTTTAATTCATCCGAGGAAGAAAACTTCTGCTATATGAGTACTCTGGGTTTGCCAGATTCTGGTGCTAGTGATACTATGATTTATACAGTGAATTATGCCTATCGTGAAAATGGCTTCTGGTATTCTGAAGTGCTTTATGATACGCCTGATTCCATTTTATCGGTCTCTTTTGCGATTGATCCATTGGATACCGGATGGGTGGTATTTAACACCCTGGATGATGCCGGCAACAATCGATTAAAGATTGGTCAGTTTTATACCCAGGAAATGCCGGAGAGTCTTGAGAATGTTATTGTATTAGATACATATTCGTCATCAGGAGTTGGGGCTGTAGCGGTGCGGTCTTCAGACAGAAGTATTTGGTTGGTTTATGAGAAAAATGGTAATATAGAATGTAAATGGCGTAGTAATACAGGAGTCTGGCATAACCTTCACATTCAGAATGAAGGAAGACTACCGTCGGTTTCTATAGCTGGTGATTTAATCTACTTTATCTGGGAAAAATTCTGGAGTGAAGTTGAGAAGAAAGAAATTCAGACTAACTATACCTTAAATGGATTGTTCCTATCTGCCCCACAGACGATTGCTTTAGTTCACAGTTCTTATAACTATCCCTATCTCGAAAATGGTTCAATTGCGGTGTGGTCGGATTTTCAGAATAATCAGTGGGATATTTATGCGAGCGAGCGTAATGAGCTCGGTGGTTGGACAACTCCTCAGAACATAAGCCAATCAGGAGTTGATTCGAAATATCCTCAGGTGGCAATGTATCAGACTGTTTCTCAAACAAATATTCTGTATCTTTGGACCGAAGGAAATTCTACCCCTTACGAGGTAAAAATATATCCTACTACTACATTACGCTCAAGAGCGCTTCCACTTTACGCTTTTAATTTAGGTAAACGAGAAACATCTGTTTTCAACACTCAGCGGCTTGGATATATTGCTTATGGTGAAGGTCCGGAGAAAAGCGTGGATTACGACACTTCTTTCCTCAGTTACAAAATCACTGGTCTTGATTCCACAAAGAGCTATCATCTTGGTTTGTGTTTTTATCAAGACGAAATGAGTAATAGCTGGAATCAGGAGATAGAAATTGATGATTTTCTTATTGATAGAGTAGAAATTCCGCGAAAGACCGTTGTTTTCAAAAAGATTATTCTTTCGAAAGAATTACTCAAGGATGGAGTGATTAACTTGCTTATCAAGAGGTCGCCGAAAGTGGTTTGCAGTGCTTTAGCACTTTGGGAATTTTCAAAAGAAGATCGGAATATGACTTCGGTTAAAGAACTTAACAGCAATGCATTACGGGAATTCAATACATATGCTTCACCAAATCCGTCAAAGAAGAGAATACGATTCGATTGCCAATTGCCTGAACCTGGCGAGATTAGGATCAAGATTTATACAGCGACTGGTCGGTTGGTGCGGGAAATAGGGGGCTATAGATCTGCTGGCTCGCATACGATAACCTGGAATGGAAAGGACAATTTGGGACGCGATATCTCAACCGGAATCTATTTCTATCGTGCTGAGTTGAAGAATAGAGTAAAGACGGGTAAATTGATTCTTATACGATAG
- a CDS encoding 30S ribosomal protein S11 — translation MKQKRRQKTGRGRPRAGKRKKVARTGTVGIAYIFASFNNTIVSICDHKGNVLCWSSGGKIGFKGTKKGTAYAAQQCADAVAREALNLGVKKIEVRIKGPGPGREAAIRTLQTVGLIITAIKDVTPLPHNGCRPPRRRRV, via the coding sequence GTGAAGCAGAAAAGGAGACAGAAGACCGGAAGAGGCAGACCACGGGCAGGAAAACGGAAAAAAGTCGCGCGCACCGGAACAGTCGGAATCGCCTATATCTTTGCTTCATTCAATAATACCATCGTTTCGATATGTGACCACAAGGGAAATGTCCTCTGCTGGTCTTCCGGTGGAAAGATCGGTTTCAAAGGAACTAAAAAAGGAACTGCCTACGCCGCCCAGCAATGCGCTGACGCCGTTGCACGGGAAGCCCTGAATCTTGGAGTCAAAAAAATTGAGGTGCGGATAAAAGGTCCGGGACCTGGTCGGGAGGCTGCGATCAGAACGCTCCAGACAGTAGGTCTGATCATCACGGCGATCAAAGATGTCACCCCCCTTCCCCACAATGGTTGCAGACCCCCAAGACGAAGGAGAGTTTAA
- a CDS encoding 30S ribosomal protein S4, which translates to MARYIGAKCKICRREGEKLFLRGSRCYTDKCSFARRGYPPGSHGKGGRRKLTSYAIQLREKQKVKAIYGVLERQFRKIFNDATRKAGNPGANLLIALERRLDNTVYQLGIASSRTHARQLIRHGHILVDNKVVDIPSYLVKVNQEIKVVDAQKKNALIKKSLEERDPERIVGWLKLDKEKVSGTVVRLPKREDITLPIQENLIVELYSK; encoded by the coding sequence ATGGCTCGGTATATCGGTGCGAAATGTAAAATCTGTCGGCGTGAAGGTGAAAAACTGTTTTTGCGCGGCAGTAGATGCTATACAGATAAATGTTCGTTCGCAAGAAGAGGTTATCCCCCCGGCAGTCACGGCAAAGGCGGAAGGAGAAAATTAACATCATACGCGATCCAATTGAGGGAAAAACAGAAAGTGAAGGCGATCTACGGCGTACTGGAAAGACAATTCCGTAAAATCTTCAATGATGCAACAAGAAAAGCCGGTAATCCCGGTGCCAATCTTCTTATCGCACTGGAAAGACGACTCGACAATACCGTTTATCAACTCGGAATAGCCTCTTCCAGGACCCATGCCCGACAGCTCATCCGACACGGCCATATCCTCGTCGACAATAAAGTGGTCGACATCCCTTCTTATCTGGTGAAGGTCAACCAGGAAATCAAAGTGGTCGATGCCCAGAAAAAGAATGCGTTGATAAAAAAGTCGCTTGAAGAACGGGACCCTGAAAGGATCGTCGGTTGGTTGAAACTTGATAAAGAAAAAGTTTCCGGAACGGTCGTACGATTGCCGAAACGTGAAGATATAACACTCCCGATTCAGGAAAATTTAATAGTTGAGTTATATTCAAAATAG